In a genomic window of Piliocolobus tephrosceles isolate RC106 chromosome 1, ASM277652v3, whole genome shotgun sequence:
- the SPATA46 gene encoding spermatogenesis-associated protein 46, with protein sequence MENFSLLSISGLPISSSALSAFPDTMFSRATSLPDIAKTAVPTEASSPAQALPPQYQSITIRQGIQNTVLSPDCSLGDTQHGEKLRRNCTIYRPWFSPYSYFVCADKESHLEAYDFPEVQQDEGKWDNCLSEDMAESICSSSSSAENTCPREATKKSRHGLDSITSQDILMASRWHPAQQNGYKCAACCRMYPTLDFLKSHIKRGFREGFSCKVYYRKLKALWSKEQKAWLGDRLSSGSCQAFNSPAEHLR encoded by the exons ATGGAGAACTTCTCACTCCTCAGCATCTCTGGACTTCCAATCTCTTCCTCCGCCCTGAGTGCTTTTCCCGACACTATGTTCTCTCGTGCCACCAGCCTGCCAG ACATTGCAAAGACAGCGGTACCCACTGAGGCATCCAGCCCAGCTCAGGCCCTGCCACCCCAGTACCAAAGCATCACTATCCGGCAAGGGATACAAAACACAGTGCTCTCACCAG ACTGCAGCTTGGGGGACACCCAGCACGGAGAGAAGCTGAGGCGGAACTGCACTATCTACCGGCCCTGGTTCTCCCCCTACAGCTACTTTGTGTGTGCAGACAAAGAGAGCCACCTGGAAGCTTACGACTTCCCAGAGGTGCAACAGGATGAGGGCAAGTGGGACAACTGCCTTTCCGAGGACATGGCTGAGAGCATCTGTTCGTCCTCTTCCTCCGCAGAGAACACTTGCCCTCGAGAAGCCACCAAGAAATCCAGGCATGGCCTGGACTCCATCACATCTCAGGACATCCTAATGGCTTCCAGGTGGCACCCGGCACAGCAGAATGGCTACAAGTGCGCGGCCTGCTGCCGCATGTACCCTACCTTGGACTTCCTTAAGAGCCACATCAAGAGAGGCTTCAGGGAGGGCTTCAGCTGCAAGGTGTACTACCGGAAGCTCAAAGCCCTCTGGAGCAAGGAGCAGAAGGCCTGGCTCGGAGACAGGCTCTCCTCAGGCAGCTGCCAGGCCTTCAACAGTCCTGCTGAACACCTTAGGTAA